The genomic region ACCGTGAGGCACGGGAGATCGGCGGGAATGTGGAGGGCGGCCTGGACCTGCGCCACGGTGCTGCCCGCCGGCAGCTCGAGAGAGGCATGGTCGCCATCGGCACCTGCCGGCAGATAGGGCTGGAGCGTGGCGAAGAGCTGGACCTCGACCTTCACGGTCTCGCGCTAGTCGACGAGAGAGGCGGCGGCGATACGGAGCTTGT from Candidatus Methylomirabilota bacterium harbors:
- a CDS encoding MoaD/ThiS family protein codes for the protein MKVEVQLFATLQPYLPAGADGDHASLELPAGSTVAQVQAALHIPADLPCLTVVNGHDAEPDQVLVPGDVVAMFPPLAGG